GTGATTCGCGATAAAAAAGATCTGGAAGAAAAGGTTCAAACGTTAAATGAGCGGATAAAGCATTTCTCAGAACTAGAAGAATCGCTAAAAAAATCAATCCTTGTTGCCGAGCAAACAGCGGATGAAGTAAGGCGAAATGCGAATAAAGAAGCGGAACTTATTATTCGTGAAGCCGAGAAGAATGCAGATCGAATTATTAATGAAGCTCTGTCACGATCACGCCAAATTGCAGTGGAAATCGAGGAGTTAAAAAAACAGGCTTCTGTCTATCGCACTCGCTTTAGAATGCTTATTGAAGCGCAATTGGAAATGCTGAATAATGACGAATGGGATGAAGTCACCCAATCGATAGTTGAAGCAGAGAAAATTGAGGATACGGTTTAACTTGACTTCATGCAATGATCTATTTATACTAT
The sequence above is a segment of the Pueribacillus theae genome. Coding sequences within it:
- a CDS encoding DivIVA domain-containing protein, which gives rise to MSLTPLDIHNKEFNRGFRGYAEDEVNEFLDQVIKDYESVIRDKKDLEEKVQTLNERIKHFSELEESLKKSILVAEQTADEVRRNANKEAELIIREAEKNADRIINEALSRSRQIAVEIEELKKQASVYRTRFRMLIEAQLEMLNNDEWDEVTQSIVEAEKIEDTV